The nucleotide window GCTAAGTCCACATAGATAAAGTGGCGCTCAGTTTACCGACTTCTTTAATCAGGGTAAAACTGTTCACTAAAATATTTATTAATGGTTACTGGTGTGTGTTTTGTGATCGATGTTTTTAGATCAGTGGCTAGACGTCGCTTCGCGACTTGCTAGTTGCTAGTGGCTAGGAAGAGCCTTCTATATAGCGTTTAGTGCAGGCGTTTACGTTAAGTGCGATGTAAGAAAGTTGTTTGTATATAGTTTATTTTGTCCAGTTCAGCGGTTATGCTGGTTTTATCGTTGGATAAGGGTATGTTTTGCGGCTTAGAGCTTCGTAACACATCAGAAACAAAGGGATAGGTGAGAAACGCCGGTGGGATAATACGCCGGGCTAAGAATGCGATTGCGCATTCACGTTTTTGTCTTAAGGGAGATCGCGATATTCACTGGAGATAATAAATCTGTCCCCTTTTTATCTTTTAGTTGACCCCATTGATTCTGGGATTATTCACAAGGCGAGCTCTAAACCATAAAGAGCAAATGGAATAGCTAAAGGATGTCGCTTTGATTTTTTATTAATGAATTGAGCAACAGTGGAGGGATACATGGAAGGGCAATGGGTTGGTGTAATACAAGGTGATAACTCTGGCGGATTAATTATCAATATTGACTGTATTGATGGAAAATATCAGGGGTACTTTTTATTGTGGGAGGAAACTAACGAAATAGTATCAGTTTCTGCGGATATCACTGTTGTGCGTAACGAAAATAGAGTTTCTTTCACTGGGAGTAATATTCAAGGAATTGATAAATATACAGGACAACAACTTAGTTATATGCAGTTGGAAAAAAAGTTTCCCGAGTGCATACTACCAGCTTCTATTAACGTTACGGCAGATTTTGGGGATAATGGATACCTCAAAGGTCATTATAAAACTAGTATTGGGAATTCTGGAATAGTAACTCTGTGTGGCCCTAACTTTGCGCCTTCAATAATTAAGGTTGAAGAAACTAGTTGGAAAAAATTTAAAGAAAAAGCTTGGGAGTTTAAAGATAATAGCTATCTGTATCGTGGGCAGCGAGATAATACTTGGCGTTTAAGAACCACATTTCATCGGCGAGGTCGAGCTGATTTACGTCGATACTTTCGCGAGGATTTGCCTAGATTGTATCGCAAAGTACACGCACAGACAGGAATTAAATTTGATTTGAAATGCAATCAAGATATTGGTTCTCTGTTATATTTAGCGCAACACCATGGGTTTCCGACTCCTTTATTAGATTGGAGCGAATCTCCTTTTGTTGCTGCATACTTCGCGTTCAATGAATATAAAGAACTGAAAGCTAATAAAGGCCAATTAGTACGCATCTATATTTTTGATAAAGAGGCGTGGTGTCGAGACTCAATACAAGTAGAGTCTTTCGACTCAAACCTCCCAACAATCACCTATAACGAACTGCTTGCATCAGGTAACCCCAGAGCAACCCCTCAACAAGCGGTTACTACTCTGTCAAATATTGACTACATAGAAGCCCATATTCATCAGCACTCTGTTAAGACAGGAATTCAATACTTAACAGCATATGACCTCCCAGCTGATGAGTTTGAAACGGTTCTTGCTGAATTGAGACTCATGGGTATTAGCGCTTCGAGCCTGTTTCCTGATTTAGATGGGATCTGTAGAGATCTTAAAGAACAGTACTTTTAATACTTAACGTGGATTCCTTTGATGCACAACTTAGAATTGCAACTTAAGAGCAGAATAAGCAAGGTGGAAAAATAGTAATACTAGGAGGAATAAATAAATCAGCATTGATAGAATATTTAAAGAGAATAAAGAGGGCGAAAGTTTAAGCTTAATCGGCTAATAATTACAGTTTGTTTTTATATGTCGGGTTGAGTTTTTTTATTTTTTATTTATTGGGTCAGAATATACTATATGAATGGAGTGTCATTTGTTGTTTCAATTTTAGGCTTGTTTTTGGCCGCAGTGGGAGTTTATTTCCCTCGTGTAGCTTTAAAAATTGAAATGTATGGAAATAAATTTGCAGACATGCGGGTGCTTTCTTTTCCTGATAATTACGTCAAATTTTGGTTGAAAAGATGGTACATCATAGTGCTATGTTTTGGAGGGGCAAAGCTAATCGCTGATTTTCTGTTTGTAGCGATAGGCGTAAGCTGGGAGGGCTTTATTGCATATCTGGTAGCGTTCCCTCTTACATATGTATTCATGAAAGGATTGATTTTTTTGCTTTACCTTATGTTTTATTTCTTAAAGATTCTATGCTGGATATTGTACTTTATCAGCTATGGCTTCGTTTGTTGTTCCCGTTTCATTAATAAGGAAGCGGAGGTGCTTACAGGAAGTGGAGTTATAATTGCTGTGGTTGGAACTGCTCTAAGTGGCTACTCCTTTTTTTTCTAAACTGCTAAAGAGGGTAGATCTATTTTCCAAAGTGATGATATAAACAGCCACTACAATATTCCCCGCTCTTCCGAGCAACGAGCGACGAGCAACGTCTTTTGCCTTTGCTTTTCCTAGCAAGCGAAGCGTCTAACAACTAGCCACTAGCGACTGCTTTCCAGACTGCTTTCTCCGCCGTCAGGTTATTATCCGGGATCCTTTCAACGTCTTAGCCTGGTACATTTTTTTATCTGCGATAGTAATCATTTCATCCAGACTCATGTGCTGTTCGGGCCCGGTTTCCACAACACCCATACTCAGCGAAAAGTCAGGATAAACTTCGGCAAAGCTGGCCACAATTCGTTCAGCGACCGATTGCGCAGACTGGGTTTCTGCATCGGGCAACATAATGCAGAACTCATCGCCGCCATAGCGGCAAGGGACATCAGATTCCCGAACATGCTGTCTGATGCACTCTGAAATAACTTTTAATACCTCGTCCCCTTTCAGGTGGCCGTGCTGATCATTAACCTGTTTAAAGTTATCTATATCGAAGTAAATCAGGGAAAAAGAAGCCTTACGTCGGGCAACCGAACTCAGCAGAATACCGGCAAGTTCACGCATCGCTCGCTGATTATTGATACCCGTCAGAGGGTCTTTTTTAGCCAGCTCCTCCAGCTGGACAGTGCGTTCTGAAACTTTGACCTCAAGGCTATTGGCATACATCTCGGTTTTCTTCTTAGCCAGTTCCAGCTCTGAAATCATGCTGGAAATATAGGTATCAAATACCAGCGTTGTATCGAAATAAAATAACTTGTCCAGGGCCTCTTTTGTCTCCACGAGGACGTCAGTATCCACAACAGAGTTATCGAGCACATCAAAGAGAATCAGTTTCAGTGAACTAATCGCACTCAGATAGAGTTTCGGTTCAACCCCAATCCGCTTATGGACCATACCGATACGTAACCGGTTATTGACATAAGTACTGTCGTACTGGCCTGAAAACAGATCAAGAATATACTGATGCTGAGCGCCTTTCAGCCGGTTTAAGGTATCCACATCACCGATCAGTACAGCGATTTCATCGATTGCCAGCTGAGAAATATAAAATCGCTCAACAATTGAGTCGATTTGTGAGTTGATAAGCGGAAGTACGTCTTTAAGCAGTTCAAAGTGGCTGAGGGACAGTGCTGCAAGTTCCAGCCTGCTCTGAATCTCTGCATCACTAATCTTCATTTGATCCAAAAGCGTTTGATGTGTCCGAAGCATCTTTTTACCCCAGCTGCTGATTTCCATTCAACCAAGACTTTCCTTTCAGAGTCTCGAGCGGCAATAACCTGTTTAATGAATACCATAGTAATTTAGTCAAGTAAAATTGCTTGATAGCAGTACTCAGGATGAGGAGCGAAAGGATTCCCTCCTCAGATTCTCTATCACCAAATCCAGATCGCTTGTGTCGAACCACGAGCGACGGCTTTTCAGCCTTTTCTAGCAAGCGAAGCGTCTAACACCTAGCTACTTCTTTGCTGTCCCTCATTCCTGGCTACTAGCGACTTCTTTGTCGTCCCCTATACGTCATTTGACGTATAGGGGTGCGTCAATCACCCCATACCTTCATTGAGCGCTATTTCTAATAATGGTTTGGTCAATAACAGATTCCCGGGATAAAAATCCGGCCCGGCCTAAAAGAATCGAAACTTAACCTCAAGAAGGGAAATAGATATGAAGATCAAACATCTGGTTTCAGGTATTGCTCTGTCTATGGGCGCCAGTGTGCTGAGTGTCAGCGCTTTGGCGGCTGATACGATCAAAGTGGGTGTGCTGCACTCTCTGTCCGGCACTATGGCGATCAGTGAGACAACCCTGAAAGACACCGTTCTGATGATGGTTGAAGAGCAGAATAAGAAAGGCGGTCTGCTGGGCAAGAAGCTCGAAGCTGTGGTGGTTGACCCGGCGTCTAACTGGCCGCTGTTTGCTGAGAAAACCCGTGAGCTGCTGACCAAGGATGAGGTTGATGTCATTTTCGGCTGCTGGACCTCCGTTTCCCGTAAGTCTGCACTGCCGGTTCTGGAAGAACTGAACGGACTGATGTTCTACCCGGTTCAGTACGAAGGCGAAGAGTCGTCTAAAAACGTATTCTATACAGGTGCTGCGCCAAACCAGCAGGCGATTCCTGCGGTTGACTACCTGATGAACGATCTGGGTGTGACACGCTGGGTGCTGGCGGGGACCGACTATGTTTATCCGCGTACCACCAATAAAATCCTCGAAGCGTACCTGAAAGCTAAAGGCGTGGCTGAAGCCGATATCATGATCAACTACACGCCGTTCGGTCATTCCGACTGGCAGTCCATCGTCTCTGATATCAAGGGCTTCGGTGCGGCAGGTAAGAAGACCGCGGTAGTGTCTACGATTAATGGTGACGCTAACATTCCTTTCTACAAAGAGCTGGGTAACCAGGGCATCTCTTCTGAAGATATTCCGGTGGTCGCATTCTCAGTCGGTGAGGAAGAACTGTCGGGTCTCGACACTAAACCTCTGGTGGGGCATCTGGCGGCCTGGAACTATTTCCAGAGCGTAGAGAGCGATGCTAACACGGCCTTTATCGCTAAGTGGAAAGAGTTTACCGGTAATCCTAAGCGTGTCACCAACGATCCAATGGAAGCCACCTACATCGGTTTCAAGATGTGGACTCAGGCGGTTGAAAAAGCCGGGTCGACTGATGTTGATGCGGTTGAGCAGGCGATGATCGGCCAGGAAACTGAGAACCTGACAGGCGGCATGGCGTACATGAATAAGAACCACCACCTGAGCAAGCCGGTACTGATCGGTGAAATTCAGGATGATGGTCAGCTTGAAGTTGTCTGGGAAACTGAAGGCGTTGTTCCGGGTGATGCATGGTCTGACTTCCTGCCAGGCTCTAAGGATCTGATCGCTGACTGGACGGCTCCGACCGCTTGCGGTAACTACAACACCGTAACCAAGACCTGTTCTGGTCAGAACTATTAATTAGAACTATTAAATAGAGCTTTGAATCAGAACCCGTAATCGGGACTGGTAATCACCGGTTCCTCAGGTTTTGAAAAGCAGGCTTCTCAGGAAGCCTGCGCCAGCAAACGGCAAACCTATTCAGGTGTCGCACATTAGCCATTTAAATAGGTTTGCCAGCCCCATCCGGACGGAGAATTCCTGTGAGATATTTTAAAGCGATCTGCGGCTGCCTGCTGGGTTTGCTGATCAGCACCAGCGTACTGGCAGAGTCGCCCTCTGAGGCACAGCTGCCGCTGCTAAAGGAGCTGACCGAGGTGAAACTGAGTAAGGCGTTGCCGGTACTGGAACAGCTGGAGCAGACCGACGGTGCCGATCTGTTGCCGTTGTTCAGGACTATGCTGGCCGGTAGTCTTTACTATGTAAAAGCTGACCGGCGGCTGATCGCTGAACGCGAAGAGCAGGGTGTAAGCCGATACTCTGACATGTTTACCGGCGAAGCGCTGACCGGTCTGAGCAACAAGCAGGTTAAGAAGATCAAGGTTAATAATAAGCTGCGGGGGTATCTGCGCGAAGCGATTGCCCGTATGCAACTGCATAATCCCAGTTCAGAAGTGCGCCGGGATGCCGTTCGCTCACTGTTCTCTGATCTGGATACGAATACGATTGAGCTGATTCGTGCGGCCCGTCTCGATGAGCAGAGTCGCTCGGTTCAGGAAGTGATGGATGTTGCGCTGGCACTCTACCGTGCCCGGCATTCTCAGGAAGCGACAGAACGCTTGCAGGCTGTGAAAGCGATGCAGGAGAGTCTGGAGCCCGAGGTGCGTAATATGCTCACCACACTGGCGCAGAATGATGATTCCCGCAGTGTACGTAAAGCGGCCCAAAGCGGGCTTGATAAAATTGCTCAGCAGTCTGAGATGTACGGTTTTATCAATCAGCTGTTTTTCGGCCTCAGCCTGGGCTCGGTGCTGCTGCTGGCGGCGATCGGGCTGGCGATCACCTTTGGCGTGATGGGCGTTATTAATATGGCTCACGGCGAGATGATCATGCTGGGGGCCTATACCACCTACGTGGTGCAGCTGATGCTGCCGAATATGATTGAATACTCCCTCTGGATCGCGGTGCCGCTGGCCTTTATGGTGTCCGGTCTGGCGGGGATTCTGATCGAACGCCTGGTGATCCGGCATCTGCATGGGCGGCCGCTGGAAACCCTGTTGGCGACCTTCGGTATCAGCCTGATATTGCAGCAATTGGTACGTACGGTGTTCTCTCCCCTTAACCGTCAGGTGGCGACACCCGACTGGATGAGTGGCTCTATCGAGATCAATCCGCTGCTTAGTCTGACCCTGAACCGTCTGTATATTGTCGCCTTTGCCCTGCTGGTGTTCATGATTCTGTTAATCGTGCTGAAGAAAACCTCGCTGGGCCTGAATGTACGCGCCGTGTCACAGAACCGTGATATGGCCAAAGCGATGGGTATCCGCACCGACCGGGTGGATGCGATGACCTTCGGTCTGGGATCGGGTATTGCCGGTATTGCCGGTGTGGCCCTGAGTCAGTTGACTAATGTCGGCCCGAATCTGGGGCAGGCGTATATCATCGATTCCTTTATGGTGGTGGTGTTCGGTGGGGTCGGCAACCTCTGGGGTACGCTGGTGGCCGCCTTTACCCTGGGTATCGCCAACAAGTTTATCGAGCCGGTTACCGGAGCGGTGCTGGCCAGTATTCTGGTATTGGTATTTATCATTCTGTTTATTCAGAAACGACCTAAAGGGCTGTTTCCGCAGAAAGGGAGGGCGGCAGAATGAGCACCTTTATAGACAAGTTCACCCGTTTTTCCCGGCTTAACGGCGATAGCAAGGTGGCTCCTTTTGTGGTGGTCCTGCTGGCGGTGACGGTGCTGGCGTCTGCCAGTAATCTGCTGATGCCATCGGACTCGGTGTTTTATGTGTCCACCTATACCATCACCCTGTTAGGCAAGTATCTGTGTTATGCCATGCTGGCGCTGGCGGTAGATGTTATCTGGGGCTACTGCGGTATTCTCAGTCTGGGTCACGGGGCCTTCTTCGCCCTGGGTGGCTATGCCATGGGTATGTATCTGATGCGTCAGATCGGTGATCGCGGCGTCTACGGTAACCCGGAACTGCCCGATTTTATGGTGTTTCTCAACTGGAATGAACTGCCCTGGTTCTGGCAGGGGATGGATCAGTTCTGGATCGCCATGCTGATGGTCTTGCTGGTGCCGGGTATTCTGGCGTATCTGTTTGGCTGGCTGGCGTTCCGCTCCCGGGTCACCGGCGTGTATCTGTCGATCATGACGCAGGCGCTGACCTACGCACTGCTGCTGGCGTTCTTCCGCAATGAGATGGGCTTTGGTGGCAATAACGGTCTGACCGACTTTAAAGATATTCTCGGCTTTGATCTGCAATCCGATAACACCCGGGTCTCCCTGTTCATTATTACCGCGTTGCTGTTGTGCGGCCTGCTGATACTGAGTAAGAAGATCATGCAGACCCGTTTCGGTAAGGTGATCGTGGCGATCCGCGATGGTGAAAGCCGGGCGCGCTTTATCGGTTACCGCACGGAAAACTACAAGGTCTGGCTGTTTGTCTATTCGGCGATGATTGCCGGGATTGCCGGCGCACTGTATGTGCCCCAGGTAGGCATTATCAACCCGGGCGAATTCTCCCCGATCAATTCGATTGAGATCGTTATCTGGGTGGCGGTTGGCGGTCGTGGCACCCTGATTGGCGCGATCATCGGCGCGATTCTGGTGAACTACGCGAAAACGAAATTTACCGCCATTATGCCGGATGGCTGGCTGTTTGCGCTGGGCGCGATGTTTGTACTGGTGACCCTCTATCTGCCAAAAGGTCTGATGGGACTGTTTGCCCAACTTAAAGATCAGCAACACAAAAAACAGCAGTTAAAAGGGCCGCACCTGAATTCAGATAAAGCGGCTGTGAATATCACTGCGAATGAAACAACAGAGGAGGGCCGCGCATGAGCTTACTCGAAACCACCCGTGAAGTGATGCGTCGGGATCAGGTCTGGCCCTTCCTGCAGGATCATGAACAGCAGGTGGATATCTCGCATCAGGTATTGCTCTATGTTGAAGGACTGAATCTCAGTTTCGATGGTTTTAAGGCATTGAATGACCTGAACCTGTATATCAATGATGGCGAGCTGCGTTGCCTGATCGGTGCCAACGGTGCCGGTAAAACCACCCTGATGGATGTGATTACCGGTAAAACCCGGTGCGATAGCGGCATGGTGTATTTCGGTCAGTCGATCAATCTGCTGGATAAAGATGAAGCTGAGATCGCTCAGTTGGGCATCGGCCGTAAGTTTCAGAAACCGACCGTGTTTGAGGCGCACACGGTGATGGATAATCTGGAACTGTCACTGAAGAGTAATAAGTCGGTGATGCCGACGTTGCTGGCGACGCTGACCAGTGAGGAGTATGACTTTATTGATGAAGTGCTGGAAACCATCGGCCTGAAGGGCGAGCGGATGATGCTGGCGGGCTCTCTGTCCCACGGGCAGAAGCAGTGGCTGGAGATCGGTATGCTGCTGATGGCTAACCCGCGATTATTGCTGGTGGATGAGCCGGTGGCCGGGATGACGGTGCAGGAGGGTGAACGCACCGCCGAACTGCTGACTTCACTGGCTGGCGAGCGCACCGTGGTGGTGGTCGAGCATGATATGGAGTTTGTCCGCAGTATCGCCCGCACCGTGACGGTATTGCATCAGGGGTCGGTGCTGGCCGAGGGCAGCATGGATGAGATCCAGAATAACCCCGATGTGATCGAAGTGTATCTGGGAGAAGCGCCATGATCAGTATTAAAAATGTGAATCAGTTTTATGGTGGCACGCAGATTCTCTGGGATCTGAATCTGGATATTAAGCCGGGTTCCTGTACCTGTATTATGGGCCGCAACGGGGTGGGTAAAACCACGCTGTTGAAGTGCATTATGGGGTTACTGCCGGTCAGCAGTGGTGAGATTCTGCTGGAGGGCGAAGCGCTGCAGAAGAAAAAAGCGGAGTATCGTGCACCTTCCGGTATCGGTTATGTCCCGCAGGGGCGGGATATCTTCCCGTTGCTGACAGTGGAAGAGAATCTCAAGGTGGGGCTGCCAATCCGTAAGGATGGTGCAAAAGAGATTCCGGAAAAGATCTTCGAGCTGTTTCCGGTATTGAAAGAGATGCTGCAGCGTCGTGGTGGTGACCTCTCCGGCGGTCAGCAACAGCAACTGGCGATTGGCCGGGCGCTGGTGCTGGAACCGAAAGTACTGATTCTGGATGAACCGAACGAAGGTATTCAGCCGAATATTGTTAAACAGATAGGAGATGTTATTCTGAAGCTCAATAAGGAGGAGGGGCTGACGGTGATTCTGATCGAGCAGAAGCTGGGCTTCGCTCGCCGGGTTGGCGAGGAGTTTCGCTTAATGGAGCGCGGTCGGGTGGTCGCCAGCGACCGGATGGATAACCTGAGTGAGGAGCTGATCCGCCAGTATCTGGCGGTGTAAATTATGACCAGCCTGTCTCAACCGCCACAACGCTTACCGGAAACGCCACAGCAGAAGGCGGCTCTGGCCTGGAACGCCGAACTGTATTTGCAGTTTGGCCGCACGGCCCGGGGCTCGGTACTACAACGCGCTGAACATCAGGGGCCACTCTATGTGCAGAAAGCGTTTTATCCCGAAGGGCCGGATCTGGCCCAGGTCTACCTGTTACACCCTCCCGGCGGCCTGGTATCGGGCGACCGTCTGCAGATCACTGTCGATTGCAATGACGACAGCCACGCACTACTGACCACACCAGGCGCGGGCCGGGTTTACCGGGCGCGACCGGATCGTAGCCTGCAGCACCAGACCAATACTCTTAATGCTGGCCGCGGCAGCTCTATCGAGTGGCTGCCGCTGGAAACGATTCTTTATCCTGATGCCTGCACACGACTGGATACCCATGTAAATCTGGCGGATAACGCCCGCTTCATTGGCTGGGAGATCACCAGTCTCGGGATGCCCAATCAGAATCTGCCGTTTGCGACCGGCAATCTTTCCCAGACCCTGCAGATCAACCGTAATGAACGGATTTTGCTGCGCGAACGGCTGCAGATAGATGACCGGAGCCGGGCGTTACTGCAGGGCAGTGCCGGGTTGCGGGGTAATCCGGTGACCGGTCTGATGGTGGCCGGACCATTTACCATGGCCGACACACAAACCACAGAACCGCTGATTGATGCACTGATACAACAACTGCGTCAGCTGACCGATGACTGTGATGCGCTGGCGGCGGTGAGCCTGACCGGTGAGTTCATAACGATTCGCTATCTGGGTAACCAGACCGATCAGGCGATGAAACTGTTTATTCGTTGCTGGCAGGCGATCCGGCCCCGGCTACTCGGGCGCGAGGCGTGCGAGCCCCGTATCTGGGCGACCTGAACAGGCAACTGAATCTTAACAGCGCTCATCCTGTGAGCGCGAAGAACGAGATAAGGGATAGAGTATGGAACTGCTTCCAAGAGAGAAAGACAAACTACTGGTTTTTACCGCAGCCCTGCTGGCCGAACGTCGCCTTAACCGGGGCCTTAAACTGAACTACCCGGAAGCGATGGCCTATCTGACCATGGAGATCATGGAGGGCGCCCGGGACGGTAAGACCGTTGCCGAGCTGATGGGCTATGGCAAAACCCTGTTGAGTGCAGACCAGGTGATGCCGGGCGTGGTTGAGCTGATCCATGAAGTTCAGGTGGAAGCCACCTTCCCCGATGGCACCAAGCTGGTGACTGTCCATAACCCGATTTGCTGAGAGGACAACACTATGATTCCCGGAGAGATTCAGCCTGGCAAGGGCGATATCCAGCTAAACGAGGGACGTAAAACCATCACCCTGCGGGTGGAAAACCGCGGTGATCGTCCGGTGCAGATCGGCTCCCACTACCATTTTTTTGAGGTTAATCCCGCGCTGGAGTTTGAGCGTGACAAAGCCCGCGGCTATCGTCTGAATATCGCCTCCGGTACGGCGGTTCGCTTTGAACCGGGGCAGGGACGCGAAGTCGAGCTGGTGGAGTATGCCGGCAGTCGCACCGTGTATGGTTTTCGTGGTGAGGTGATGGGTCAACTGGATGCCGGGGAGGATACCGTATGAGTAAGATGGATCGCACAGCGTATGCACAGATGTTTGGCCCCACCACCGGTGATCGGGTGCGGCTGGGGGACACTGAACTCTGGATCGAAGTAGAACAAGATTTCACCACCTATGGCGACGAAGTTAAGTTCGGCGGCGGCAAGGTGATCCGCGATGGTATGGGGCAGAGCCAGTGCAGCAACGATATTGCCGTCGATCTGGTCATCACCAACGCCCTGGTGCTGGATCACTGGGGCATCGTTAAAGGTGATGTGGGCATTCGTCAGGGGCGCATCTTTAAGGTGGGTAAAGCGGGTAACCCGGACACCCAGGACAATGTTGATATCGTTATCGGGCCGGGCACCGAAGTGATCGCCGGAGAGGGCAGTATTCTCACCGCCGGTGGAATCGACGCCCATATCCATTTCATCTGTCCGCAACAGATTGAAGAGGCGCTGATGTCCGGGGTGACCACCATGATTGGTGGTGGTACCGGCCCGGCAACCGGCACTAATGCCACTACCTGTACACCGGGACCCTGGTATATCGGTAAGATGCTGCAGGCGACCGATTCAATGCCGATGAACCTCGGTTTTCTCGGCAAGGGCAACGGCAGCCTGCCGGAGCCGCTTGAGGAACAGCTGGAAGCGGGGGCCTGTGGCCTGAAACTGCATGAGGACTGGGGCACCACCCCGGCCTCGATCGATAACTGTCTCTCTGTGGCTGACCGGTATGATGTACAGGTGGCGATCCATACCGATACCCTGAATGAATCCGGTTTTGTCGATGATACTCTGGCGGCGTTTAAAGACCGGGTGATCCATACCTATCACACAGAAGGTGCCGGTGGTGGTCATGCGCCGGATATTATCCGTGCCTGCGCTTATCCCAATGTCTTGCCCTCATCGACTAACCCGACCCGTCCCTACACCCGTAACACGGTGGATGAGCATCTGGATATGCTGATGGTGTGTCACCATCTGGACAGCAATATCCCCGAAGATGTGGCATTTGCCGATTCCCGCATCCGTAAAGAGACCATTGCTGCGGAGGATATTTTCCATGACCGCGGCGCGTTTAGCATGATCTCGTCGGATTCTCAGGCGATGGGACGGGTTGGCGAAGTAGTCACCCGTACCTGGCAGACAGCCCATAAAATGAAAACGCAGTTTGGTCTGCTGCCAGAAGACGAAGAACTGGGCTGCGATAACTTCCG belongs to Amphritea atlantica and includes:
- the ureA gene encoding urease subunit gamma; the protein is MELLPREKDKLLVFTAALLAERRLNRGLKLNYPEAMAYLTMEIMEGARDGKTVAELMGYGKTLLSADQVMPGVVELIHEVQVEATFPDGTKLVTVHNPIC
- a CDS encoding urease accessory protein UreD yields the protein MTSLSQPPQRLPETPQQKAALAWNAELYLQFGRTARGSVLQRAEHQGPLYVQKAFYPEGPDLAQVYLLHPPGGLVSGDRLQITVDCNDDSHALLTTPGAGRVYRARPDRSLQHQTNTLNAGRGSSIEWLPLETILYPDACTRLDTHVNLADNARFIGWEITSLGMPNQNLPFATGNLSQTLQINRNERILLRERLQIDDRSRALLQGSAGLRGNPVTGLMVAGPFTMADTQTTEPLIDALIQQLRQLTDDCDALAAVSLTGEFITIRYLGNQTDQAMKLFIRCWQAIRPRLLGREACEPRIWAT
- the ureC gene encoding urease subunit alpha, with translation MSKMDRTAYAQMFGPTTGDRVRLGDTELWIEVEQDFTTYGDEVKFGGGKVIRDGMGQSQCSNDIAVDLVITNALVLDHWGIVKGDVGIRQGRIFKVGKAGNPDTQDNVDIVIGPGTEVIAGEGSILTAGGIDAHIHFICPQQIEEALMSGVTTMIGGGTGPATGTNATTCTPGPWYIGKMLQATDSMPMNLGFLGKGNGSLPEPLEEQLEAGACGLKLHEDWGTTPASIDNCLSVADRYDVQVAIHTDTLNESGFVDDTLAAFKDRVIHTYHTEGAGGGHAPDIIRACAYPNVLPSSTNPTRPYTRNTVDEHLDMLMVCHHLDSNIPEDVAFADSRIRKETIAAEDIFHDRGAFSMISSDSQAMGRVGEVVTRTWQTAHKMKTQFGLLPEDEELGCDNFRARRYIAKYTINPAIAHGISHEVGSIEPGKLADLVLWKPAFFGVKPSLIIKGGMIAAAPMGDPNASIPTPQPVHYRPMFGSFGQAPAKTSVTFVSAAALEKDIGGQLGLNRRLVACANTRNIGKKDMLHNDWMPVITVDPQTYEVRADGELLTCEPAEVLPLAQLYNLF
- a CDS encoding urease subunit beta gives rise to the protein MIPGEIQPGKGDIQLNEGRKTITLRVENRGDRPVQIGSHYHFFEVNPALEFERDKARGYRLNIASGTAVRFEPGQGREVELVEYAGSRTVYGFRGEVMGQLDAGEDTV